The Gimibacter soli genome includes a region encoding these proteins:
- the amaB gene encoding L-piperidine-6-carboxylate dehydrogenase: protein MQARVNDLLKELGIDPATMHGGDLEVFSPIDGSLMGAVKTDRKEQVDAKIAAAHEAYLKWRTVPAPRRGELVRLLGEELRKHKDALGALVTAECGKILEEGKGEVQEMIDICDFAVGLSRQLYGLTIVSERPGHHMREYWQPIGPVGIISAFNFPVAVWAWNAALALVCGDSIIWKPSEKTPMVALVCQAILESAIKKFGTDAPEGLSSVIIGFADVGEQLVDDHRVPLISATGSTRMGRAVGPRVAQRFGKSILELGGNNAIIVAPSADLNLAVPGIVFGAVGTCGQRCTTTRRVIVHESLKDTLVEKLKKAYSGIRLGDPLEKGTLVGPLIDEAAFNGMEHAIGKAKAEGGKVTGGGRALADKFPGGFYVNPAIVEMPAQTDAVKEETFAPILYILTYKTFDEAMALQNGVPQGLSSSIFTTDIREAESFIATSGSDCGIANVNIGTSGAEIGGAFGGEKETGGGRESGSDAWKAYMRRQTSTVNFSRELPLAQGIKFDLN, encoded by the coding sequence ATGCAGGCTCGCGTTAACGACCTTCTGAAAGAACTGGGCATCGATCCGGCCACCATGCATGGCGGCGACCTCGAGGTCTTTTCGCCCATCGACGGCAGCCTGATGGGCGCCGTGAAGACCGACCGCAAGGAACAGGTCGACGCCAAGATCGCCGCCGCCCACGAGGCTTACCTCAAGTGGCGCACCGTGCCGGCCCCGCGCCGGGGCGAGCTCGTCCGCCTGCTTGGTGAAGAACTGCGCAAGCACAAGGATGCTCTTGGCGCCCTCGTCACTGCCGAGTGCGGCAAGATCCTCGAGGAAGGCAAAGGCGAAGTGCAGGAAATGATCGACATCTGCGATTTCGCGGTCGGCCTTTCCCGCCAGCTGTACGGCCTCACCATCGTGTCCGAGCGTCCAGGCCACCATATGCGTGAATATTGGCAGCCCATCGGCCCTGTCGGCATCATCTCGGCCTTCAACTTCCCGGTTGCTGTATGGGCTTGGAACGCCGCCCTCGCGCTTGTTTGCGGCGACAGCATCATCTGGAAGCCCAGCGAGAAGACCCCGATGGTCGCGCTTGTCTGCCAGGCGATCCTCGAATCCGCCATCAAGAAATTCGGCACCGACGCGCCCGAGGGCCTGTCGTCCGTGATCATCGGCTTCGCTGACGTTGGCGAGCAACTGGTGGACGACCACCGCGTACCGCTCATCTCGGCTACCGGCTCCACCCGCATGGGCCGCGCCGTTGGCCCGCGTGTGGCCCAGCGCTTTGGCAAATCGATCCTCGAGCTTGGCGGCAACAACGCCATCATCGTGGCACCGTCGGCTGATCTCAATCTCGCCGTCCCCGGCATCGTGTTCGGTGCGGTCGGCACCTGCGGCCAGCGCTGCACCACCACGCGCCGCGTGATCGTGCATGAAAGCCTGAAGGACACGCTCGTCGAGAAGCTGAAGAAAGCCTATTCGGGCATCCGCCTTGGCGATCCGCTTGAAAAAGGCACGCTCGTTGGTCCGCTGATCGACGAAGCTGCTTTCAACGGCATGGAGCATGCCATCGGCAAAGCCAAGGCTGAAGGCGGCAAGGTCACCGGCGGTGGCCGCGCGCTTGCCGACAAGTTCCCCGGCGGCTTCTATGTGAACCCGGCGATTGTCGAGATGCCGGCCCAGACCGACGCCGTGAAGGAAGAAACCTTCGCGCCGATCCTTTACATCCTTACCTACAAGACGTTTGACGAAGCGATGGCGCTGCAGAACGGCGTGCCGCAAGGCCTGTCGTCATCGATCTTCACCACCGACATCCGCGAAGCAGAATCCTTCATCGCAACGTCCGGTTCGGATTGCGGTATCGCCAACGTCAATATCGGCACCTCGGGCGCTGAAATCGGCGGCGCCTTCGGCGGCGAGAAAGAAACCGGCGGCGGCCGCGAGAGCGGGTCGGATGCCTGGAAGGCCTATATGCGCCGCCAGACCTCGACCGTGAACTTCAGCCGCGAACTGCCGCTCGCCCAGGGCATCAAGTTCGACCTGAACTAA
- a CDS encoding MATE family efflux transporter yields the protein MSEQAQHQAANPYLEGSLSRLYVKTALPMILVMMINGLYTVVDAAFIGHFVGPEALSAVTLMFPVFMFFVALGNLVGGGMVSIVARRLGAGDVAGARDTFGAAQLLTIVFWLLLNLLYFTVGKGLILAMAAGDASLAGLSMDYIGPLVVGAALNFFVGVHWDALRAEGKVGATTLIAVAATFLNGIFNYILIVQLQMGVFGSAIGTLMAQGVAFVLVYILRKRGNMKLPFIAVPHGDVLGLWKRILALGLPPSLSFLGVSLVSGLVIFTLQGWAGDGYGTSVAAYGVITRISGFTFLPLLGLSMAAQAIVGNNFGAERYDRSDGALRVALASALLYCALMEGVMIAGAPWIGSIFVSDAAVINEVGRIMPLMMLTFFIFGPCFILSGYFQALGDARMAAFMGLAKPYLFSLPLILLLPFALGERGIWLSSPVGDVALTLIAIFVLTRIGKRTGARFGLFRHTPAEA from the coding sequence ATGTCAGAACAAGCGCAGCATCAGGCTGCCAATCCATATCTTGAGGGGTCGCTGTCGCGGCTTTATGTGAAAACCGCGTTGCCGATGATCCTCGTGATGATGATCAACGGGCTCTATACCGTGGTGGACGCCGCCTTCATCGGCCACTTTGTGGGGCCGGAGGCGCTGTCGGCTGTCACGCTGATGTTCCCTGTCTTCATGTTTTTCGTGGCGCTTGGCAATCTTGTGGGCGGCGGCATGGTGTCGATCGTGGCGCGGCGGCTGGGCGCGGGCGACGTGGCAGGAGCGCGCGATACCTTCGGGGCTGCACAGCTTCTCACCATCGTTTTCTGGCTGCTTCTGAACCTGCTTTACTTCACTGTCGGCAAGGGGCTGATCCTTGCCATGGCAGCGGGCGATGCCTCGCTCGCCGGGCTCAGCATGGATTATATCGGGCCGCTGGTGGTGGGGGCGGCGCTCAACTTCTTCGTGGGCGTACACTGGGATGCGCTGCGGGCCGAGGGCAAGGTCGGCGCGACCACGCTGATCGCCGTGGCGGCCACCTTCCTCAATGGTATCTTCAACTATATCCTGATCGTGCAGTTGCAGATGGGCGTGTTCGGCTCGGCCATCGGTACGCTGATGGCGCAGGGCGTGGCCTTTGTGCTCGTTTATATCCTGCGCAAGCGCGGCAACATGAAGCTGCCCTTCATTGCCGTACCGCACGGCGACGTGCTCGGCCTCTGGAAGCGTATCCTCGCGCTCGGCCTGCCGCCTTCCCTCAGCTTCCTTGGTGTCAGCCTTGTCTCCGGCCTTGTGATCTTCACGCTGCAGGGCTGGGCCGGGGATGGCTATGGCACCAGTGTCGCGGCCTACGGAGTGATCACCCGCATCTCGGGCTTCACCTTCCTGCCGCTTCTGGGGCTTTCGATGGCCGCGCAGGCCATTGTCGGCAACAACTTCGGGGCGGAACGCTATGACCGCTCTGACGGGGCGCTGCGCGTGGCGCTGGCGTCGGCACTGCTTTACTGCGCGCTCATGGAAGGCGTGATGATCGCGGGTGCGCCGTGGATCGGCAGCATCTTTGTGTCGGACGCTGCGGTGATCAACGAAGTCGGCCGGATCATGCCGCTGATGATGCTCACCTTCTTCATCTTCGGGCCGTGCTTCATCCTTTCGGGCTATTTCCAGGCGCTCGGGGACGCGCGCATGGCGGCTTTCATGGGGCTCGCCAAACCGTATCTCTTCTCGCTGCCGCTCATTCTCTTGCTGCCCTTCGCGCTTGGTGAGCGTGGCATCTGGCTCTCGTCGCCGGTCGGCGATGTGGCGCTGACGCTGATCGCCATTTTCGTGCTGACCCGCATTGGCAAGCGCACCGGCGCCCGTTTCGGCCTGTTCCGGCACACACCGGCAGAAGCCTGA
- the rpsU gene encoding 30S ribosomal protein S21 codes for MQVVVRDNNVDQALRALKKKLQREGVYREMKMRRFYEKPSEKKAREQAAAVRRARKLERKRMERDGIMSHNR; via the coding sequence ATGCAGGTTGTCGTTCGGGATAACAACGTTGACCAGGCGCTTCGCGCTCTGAAGAAAAAACTTCAGCGTGAAGGCGTTTATCGCGAGATGAAAATGCGCCGTTTCTACGAGAAACCCTCGGAGAAGAAGGCACGTGAACAAGCCGCCGCCGTCCGCCGCGCCCGTAAACTGGAGCGCAAGCGTATGGAACGCGATGGCATCATGAGCCATAATCGCTGA
- a CDS encoding COQ9 family protein: MAKADLTPEELRKPLLDAMLAHVPFDGWSDKALKAAAEDAGVSAGIAELAFPRGAIEALEMHLADADARMAAAIAELDLPAMKIRDRVTAAIRIRLDQAEGHREAVRRGLATLALPTHAGLGAKALWNTADTIWRSLGDTSTDHNWYTKRMTLSAVYSAVLLYWLSDESEGYTDTHAFLDRRIEGVMKIEKAKWEFRKAKENMPSIARFLGRLRYPGRAA, translated from the coding sequence ATGGCCAAAGCCGACCTCACGCCCGAAGAACTGCGCAAGCCCCTTCTTGACGCCATGCTGGCCCATGTGCCGTTCGATGGCTGGAGCGACAAGGCACTCAAGGCCGCGGCGGAGGACGCCGGCGTGTCGGCAGGCATCGCCGAACTGGCCTTCCCGCGCGGCGCCATCGAAGCGCTTGAGATGCATCTGGCGGACGCCGACGCCCGCATGGCAGCCGCCATTGCCGAACTTGACCTGCCCGCGATGAAAATCCGTGACCGCGTCACCGCCGCCATCCGCATCCGGCTGGATCAGGCTGAAGGCCACCGTGAGGCTGTGCGCCGCGGTCTTGCCACCCTCGCCCTGCCCACCCACGCCGGCCTTGGCGCCAAGGCGCTGTGGAACACCGCCGACACGATCTGGCGGTCGCTTGGCGACACGTCGACCGATCACAACTGGTACACCAAGCGGATGACGCTTTCGGCGGTCTATTCCGCTGTGCTTCTTTACTGGCTGTCGGACGAATCGGAAGGCTATACCGATACCCACGCTTTCCTTGATCGCCGGATCGAGGGCGTGATGAAGATCGAAAAGGCCAAATGGGAATTCCGCAAGGCGAAGGAAAACATGCCCTCCATCGCCCGCTTCCTCGGGCGGCTGCGCTACCCCGGACGGGCGGCGTGA
- a CDS encoding tyrosine recombinase XerC: MSDSAAPEDFVGAPALASLDDTLAAAVLRWRRYLTSEKRMSPHTVAAYGRDMGDFLTFMSGYKGGMLSLATLGALHVREFRAFLAARRGDGLSSRSMARTLSAIRNFYRYMDRAEGVHSDAISAIEAPKLPHRVPRPLSEADARRALDTVAEMEDEPWVAARDVAVLTLLYGCGLRIAEALSLTPRDIPEGDTMRVTGKRNKERIVPLLPAVREAIADYRKACPYSLGADEPLFRAKRGGALSPRAIQAAMQRMRAALGLPDSATPHALRHSFATHLLSRGGDLRTIQELLGHADLASTQVYTEVDGARLEAVYAEAFRRR, translated from the coding sequence GTGAGCGACAGCGCCGCGCCTGAAGACTTTGTCGGCGCCCCGGCCCTTGCCTCATTGGACGACACCCTCGCCGCTGCCGTGCTGCGCTGGCGGCGCTACCTGACCAGTGAAAAGCGCATGTCCCCCCACACGGTTGCCGCCTATGGCCGCGACATGGGCGATTTCCTGACCTTCATGAGCGGCTACAAGGGCGGCATGCTTAGCCTTGCCACCCTCGGTGCGCTGCATGTGCGCGAGTTCCGCGCCTTTCTGGCCGCCCGCCGGGGCGACGGGCTTTCCTCGCGCAGCATGGCCCGCACCCTTTCCGCCATCCGCAATTTCTACCGCTACATGGACCGTGCCGAGGGCGTGCATTCGGATGCCATTTCGGCCATCGAAGCGCCGAAACTGCCGCACCGGGTGCCCCGCCCCCTGAGCGAGGCCGACGCCCGCCGTGCGCTCGACACCGTCGCCGAGATGGAAGACGAGCCGTGGGTCGCCGCACGTGACGTGGCTGTCCTCACGCTTCTCTATGGCTGCGGCTTGCGCATCGCCGAGGCGCTGTCGCTGACCCCGCGCGATATCCCGGAAGGCGATACGATGCGGGTGACCGGCAAACGCAACAAGGAACGGATCGTGCCGCTGCTGCCTGCCGTGCGTGAGGCCATCGCGGATTACAGGAAGGCCTGCCCCTACAGCCTCGGGGCCGACGAACCGCTTTTTCGGGCCAAGCGCGGCGGAGCGCTTTCCCCGCGCGCGATACAGGCCGCCATGCAGCGCATGCGGGCCGCGCTCGGCCTGCCCGACAGCGCCACGCCCCATGCCCTGCGGCACAGTTTTGCCACGCACCTGCTGTCACGCGGCGGGGACCTGCGCACCATTCAGGAGCTGCTGGGCCACGCCGATCTGGCAAGCACACAGGTTTATACAGAGGTAGACGGCGCCCGGCTTGAGGCCGTATATGCGGAAGCCTTCCGGAGACGCTGA
- a CDS encoding bifunctional transcriptional activator/DNA repair enzyme AdaA has translation MTEDRHILYEALLHRDERYDGKLFFAVTTTGIYCRPICPAPKPKPQNVLYFASAEDAQTAGFRACKRCRPETRPGSPAWEGSKTTVVRALRLMATGDAPETLAELADKLGVTDRHLRRLFATHGEESPVKKAQENRLSLARVLLATSDAPIADVAFSAGYKSLRRFNEAFKAAEGISPTAWRNSQSNNDKDPGHDSP, from the coding sequence ATGACCGAAGACCGACATATCCTTTATGAAGCGCTCCTGCACCGTGATGAACGGTATGACGGCAAGCTCTTCTTTGCGGTGACGACCACCGGCATCTATTGCAGGCCGATCTGCCCGGCACCGAAGCCGAAGCCGCAGAATGTGCTCTATTTCGCGAGCGCCGAGGATGCACAGACCGCCGGCTTCCGCGCCTGCAAGCGCTGCCGCCCTGAAACCCGTCCCGGCAGCCCGGCATGGGAGGGCAGCAAGACGACGGTGGTGCGTGCCCTGCGCCTGATGGCAACAGGTGACGCCCCCGAAACGCTCGCTGAACTCGCCGACAAGCTGGGCGTTACCGACCGCCACCTGCGGCGCCTGTTCGCCACGCACGGCGAGGAAAGCCCCGTGAAGAAGGCGCAGGAGAACCGGCTGTCGCTCGCCCGCGTGTTGCTCGCCACCAGCGACGCGCCGATTGCAGACGTTGCCTTCTCCGCCGGATACAAAAGCCTGCGCCGGTTCAACGAAGCCTTCAAGGCGGCCGAGGGCATCAGCCCCACCGCCTGGCGCAACAGCCAATCCAATAATGATAAGGACCCGGGTCATGACAGCCCTTGA
- a CDS encoding methylated-DNA--[protein]-cysteine S-methyltransferase: MTALERTNIESPIGSITLVLDGGTIVICEFSDREARVSRQLAKCYPGRPVTDIGAPAVIKAAFDAYFTGVRDALDTLPSAPKGTPFQERVWATLKRIPAGTAWSYADLAAAVGSHPRAVGGANGANPCALLHPCHRVIGADGSLTGYAGGIERKAWLLAHEEYQVKA, encoded by the coding sequence ATGACAGCCCTTGAACGCACCAACATCGAAAGCCCCATCGGCAGCATCACGCTGGTGCTGGACGGAGGCACCATCGTCATCTGTGAATTCAGCGACCGCGAGGCCCGTGTCAGCCGCCAGCTTGCGAAATGCTATCCTGGCAGGCCGGTCACCGATATCGGCGCACCAGCAGTCATCAAGGCCGCCTTCGATGCTTATTTCACAGGCGTCAGGGATGCGCTTGATACCTTGCCGAGCGCCCCGAAGGGCACGCCCTTTCAGGAACGGGTGTGGGCAACCCTTAAACGCATCCCGGCGGGCACGGCATGGAGCTATGCCGATCTCGCCGCAGCGGTCGGCTCACACCCCCGCGCGGTGGGCGGTGCGAACGGTGCCAACCCGTGCGCCCTCCTCCATCCCTGCCACCGGGTGATCGGCGCCGATGGCAGCCTCACCGGCTATGCTGGCGGCATCGAGCGCAAGGCGTGGCTGCTCGCGCATGAAGAGTATCAAGTAAAGGCCTGA
- a CDS encoding response regulator, with translation MRQYLVGKSALIAFSNRQLAKLVRDFLRANGVEYCAIAETSQAAVSLTEARPVDLFFIDYDLEPIGGIFFVKFLRMQQGAVAEAPCVMVIPSPSREKVWEARDAGVNEILGLPLTSELLKSRLTKIYTEPRPFIRAATYIGPCRRIRQVQIYHGEDRRQQKARK, from the coding sequence ATGAGACAGTATCTAGTAGGGAAAAGCGCCCTTATCGCTTTCAGCAATCGCCAACTGGCCAAACTGGTGCGGGATTTTCTGCGCGCAAACGGCGTTGAATATTGCGCCATCGCAGAAACATCGCAGGCGGCAGTCAGCTTGACCGAAGCACGACCGGTTGACCTTTTCTTCATCGACTATGACCTTGAACCGATTGGCGGAATCTTTTTCGTCAAATTCCTGCGCATGCAACAGGGTGCGGTTGCCGAGGCACCTTGCGTGATGGTGATCCCCTCGCCGTCGAGGGAAAAGGTGTGGGAAGCACGCGACGCCGGCGTCAACGAAATCCTCGGGCTGCCGCTCACATCGGAACTCCTGAAAAGCCGGCTGACCAAAATCTATACTGAACCCCGCCCCTTCATCCGCGCTGCCACCTATATCGGGCCATGCCGGCGGATTCGGCAGGTACAAATCTATCACGGGGAAGACCGCAGGCAGCAGAAGGCGCGCAAATAG
- a CDS encoding sulfotransferase → MATRRLDAVFIGGYTKSGTTLTGRAFDLINTVYAKGEFDFFRIFAERTGLLFKEYNKNIAIVNREVYDNRGSLNPVSTSLVRRIQRDIFLKVFFAGEQVPDDCQVIVEKSPRNVFHLAEIRAIFPASQNVIVYREPKAVFRSLCRHLADHRDPRYFDPDFDYRQQVLVKMERRWNNLTAIIEAESGAKDIHIVRYDAINADKAGFLDYVQKKILRRELGLKGPVSSLDKESYLASLPPEQREISLVQSSANRLSLSEREIEFIDSRMKLPEVEFDY, encoded by the coding sequence ATGGCAACGCGCCGGCTGGATGCCGTATTCATTGGTGGATACACAAAGAGTGGCACGACCCTGACCGGTCGTGCCTTCGATCTCATCAACACGGTTTACGCCAAGGGCGAGTTCGATTTCTTCCGCATCTTTGCGGAACGGACCGGGCTTCTGTTCAAGGAATACAACAAGAATATCGCGATCGTGAACCGCGAGGTCTATGACAACCGTGGCAGCCTGAATCCGGTATCGACGAGCCTCGTGCGCCGCATCCAGCGCGATATTTTCCTGAAGGTTTTCTTCGCGGGCGAACAGGTCCCCGATGATTGTCAGGTCATCGTCGAGAAATCACCCCGCAACGTGTTCCATCTGGCAGAAATCCGCGCCATCTTTCCGGCCAGCCAGAATGTGATCGTGTACCGCGAGCCGAAGGCGGTTTTTCGATCGCTGTGTCGCCATCTGGCCGACCACCGCGACCCGCGCTATTTCGATCCTGATTTTGACTATCGCCAACAGGTGCTGGTAAAAATGGAGCGGCGCTGGAACAATCTGACAGCGATCATCGAAGCTGAAAGCGGCGCCAAGGATATCCATATCGTTCGCTACGATGCCATCAATGCCGACAAGGCCGGTTTTCTGGATTATGTGCAGAAAAAAATCCTGCGCCGCGAACTTGGCCTGAAGGGGCCGGTTTCAAGCCTTGATAAAGAAAGCTATCTCGCCAGCCTGCCGCCCGAGCAGCGCGAGATCAGCCTGGTGCAATCGTCGGCGAACCGGCTGTCGCTGAGCGAACGGGAAATCGAGTTTATCGACAGCCGGATGAAATTGCCCGAGGTCGAATTCGACTATTGA
- the lpdA gene encoding dihydrolipoyl dehydrogenase, translating into MSDNFDLVVIGAGPGGYVAAIRAAQLGLKVACIDKRDTLGGTCLNVGCMPSKALLHASHLYDEANHEFEKFGIKATGVKLDLAAMLAHKDNTVTGLTGGIAFLFKKHKIEWLKGTGRFTAKDTVEVALNEGGTRTLKAKNTIIATGSDVASLPGIEIDEKQIVSSTGALSLPKVPKHLVVIGGGVIGLELGSVWRRLGAEVTVVEFMDEVLPGMDGEVRKQFGRILKKQGMTLNLSSKVTEVKKSKSGVKVTFEPVKGGDAQTIDCDVVLVAVGRRPYTHGLGLETVGVAMDDRSRVKTGHDFSTNVPGIWAIGDVIAGPMLAHKAEDEGVACAENIAGLHGVVNHDIIPGVVYTSPEVASVGKTEEDLKAAGVAYNVGKFPFMANSRAKANLQTEGFVKILADKVTDRVLGVHIIGADAGNMIAQAATAMEFGASSEDIALTCHAHPTETEAMKEAALAVHGRPIHI; encoded by the coding sequence ATGTCTGATAATTTCGACCTCGTTGTGATCGGTGCCGGCCCCGGCGGTTATGTGGCTGCAATTCGCGCTGCCCAGCTCGGCCTGAAGGTAGCTTGCATCGACAAGCGCGATACGCTTGGCGGTACCTGCCTCAATGTGGGCTGCATGCCTTCGAAGGCGCTGCTGCATGCTTCGCACCTTTATGACGAAGCCAATCACGAGTTCGAAAAGTTTGGCATCAAGGCGACCGGTGTGAAGCTGGATCTGGCTGCCATGCTCGCCCACAAGGACAATACCGTCACGGGCCTCACCGGTGGCATCGCCTTCCTCTTCAAGAAGCACAAGATCGAATGGCTGAAGGGCACTGGCCGCTTCACCGCCAAGGACACGGTCGAAGTTGCGCTCAATGAAGGCGGCACCCGCACCCTGAAAGCCAAGAACACGATCATCGCGACGGGTTCGGATGTGGCGAGCCTGCCGGGCATCGAGATTGACGAGAAACAGATCGTTTCCTCGACGGGCGCGCTTTCGCTGCCGAAGGTGCCGAAGCATCTGGTGGTGATCGGCGGCGGCGTGATCGGGCTGGAGCTTGGCTCGGTGTGGCGCCGCCTAGGCGCTGAAGTCACCGTTGTCGAGTTTATGGACGAAGTGCTGCCGGGTATGGACGGCGAAGTGCGCAAGCAGTTTGGCCGTATCCTCAAGAAGCAGGGCATGACGCTCAATCTTTCCTCGAAAGTGACCGAGGTGAAGAAGTCGAAATCCGGCGTGAAGGTGACCTTCGAGCCCGTGAAGGGCGGCGACGCCCAGACGATCGATTGCGACGTCGTGCTGGTGGCGGTTGGTCGCCGTCCCTACACCCACGGCCTTGGCCTTGAAACGGTGGGCGTGGCGATGGACGACCGCAGCCGCGTGAAAACCGGCCACGATTTCTCGACCAATGTGCCGGGCATCTGGGCCATCGGCGACGTGATCGCCGGCCCCATGCTCGCCCATAAGGCCGAAGACGAAGGCGTGGCCTGCGCCGAGAATATCGCCGGCCTGCACGGCGTGGTAAACCACGACATCATTCCGGGCGTCGTTTACACCTCGCCCGAGGTTGCCTCTGTCGGCAAAACTGAAGAAGACCTGAAGGCCGCCGGTGTGGCCTACAATGTCGGCAAGTTCCCCTTCATGGCCAACAGCCGTGCCAAGGCGAACCTGCAGACCGAAGGCTTCGTGAAAATCCTCGCCGACAAGGTGACGGACCGCGTGCTTGGCGTCCATATCATCGGCGCCGACGCCGGCAACATGATTGCCCAAGCGGCGACCGCGATGGAATTTGGTGCCTCGTCCGAGGATATTGCGCTGACCTGCCATGCGCACCCGACCGAAACGGAAGCCATGAAAGAAGCCGCGCTTGCCGTTCACGGGCGTCCGATCCACATCTGA
- the odhB gene encoding 2-oxoglutarate dehydrogenase complex dihydrolipoyllysine-residue succinyltransferase: MAIEDIVIPQLGESITEGSIGSWLKKVGDAVAADEPIVEVETDKVAMEVPSPVAGVLIETLVAEGDTVEIGALIARVDTSGKGAAAAPAAAKAPEKKAEAAPAPKAEAPAPAPKAEPVAAAPAASGGSAKDAMPLAPAVRRLVEEYNLDASTIPASGKDGRLTKGDVLAAIESGTAKTLSAPAAGAVAVSTGPREERVKMTRLRKRIAERLKEAQNTAAMLTTYNEVDMTAVMAARDRYKDLFAKKHGIKLGFMSFFTKACCLALKEIPSVNAQIDGDEVVYFNYANIGVAVSAPNGLVVPVLKDAQNMSFADTELGIANFGKKARDGKLTVEDMQGGTFTISNGGIFGSLMSSPILNTPQSGILGMHKIQDRPVVENGQIVIRPMMYLALSYDHRLIDGREAVTFLVRVKEALEDPTRLLLDM; the protein is encoded by the coding sequence GTGGCTATCGAAGATATTGTAATCCCGCAGCTTGGTGAATCGATCACCGAAGGCTCCATCGGCTCCTGGCTGAAGAAGGTGGGCGACGCCGTTGCCGCCGACGAACCGATTGTCGAGGTCGAGACCGACAAGGTTGCGATGGAAGTGCCGAGCCCGGTGGCCGGTGTTCTGATCGAAACGCTGGTCGCTGAAGGCGACACGGTGGAAATCGGTGCGCTGATCGCCCGTGTGGACACGTCCGGCAAAGGTGCGGCTGCCGCCCCTGCCGCTGCCAAGGCACCCGAGAAAAAAGCTGAAGCTGCCCCTGCGCCGAAAGCAGAAGCCCCGGCACCTGCGCCTAAGGCCGAGCCGGTCGCTGCTGCACCTGCCGCAAGCGGTGGTTCCGCGAAGGACGCCATGCCGCTTGCCCCGGCTGTTCGCCGCCTTGTCGAGGAATATAACCTTGATGCGTCGACGATCCCGGCTTCCGGCAAGGATGGCCGCCTGACCAAGGGCGATGTTCTCGCTGCCATCGAAAGCGGCACCGCCAAGACACTCAGCGCACCCGCCGCTGGTGCTGTGGCTGTCTCGACTGGCCCGCGTGAAGAGCGCGTGAAGATGACCCGCCTTAGGAAGCGGATCGCCGAGCGCCTGAAGGAAGCCCAGAACACTGCCGCGATGCTCACCACCTATAACGAGGTGGACATGACGGCTGTGATGGCTGCGCGCGACCGTTACAAGGATCTCTTTGCCAAGAAGCACGGCATCAAGCTCGGCTTCATGAGCTTCTTCACCAAGGCCTGCTGCCTTGCGCTGAAGGAAATCCCGTCGGTGAACGCCCAGATCGACGGCGATGAAGTCGTGTACTTCAACTATGCCAACATCGGCGTGGCGGTTTCCGCCCCGAACGGCCTTGTCGTGCCGGTCCTGAAGGACGCACAGAACATGTCCTTCGCGGATACCGAGCTTGGCATCGCCAACTTCGGCAAGAAGGCCCGCGACGGCAAGCTGACCGTTGAAGACATGCAGGGCGGCACCTTCACCATTTCGAACGGCGGCATCTTCGGGTCGCTGATGTCGAGCCCGATCCTGAATACCCCGCAGTCCGGCATTCTTGGCATGCACAAGATCCAGGACCGCCCGGTTGTGGAAAACGGCCAGATCGTCATCCGCCCGATGATGTATCTCGCCCTTTCCTATGACCACCGCCTGATCGACGGTCGCGAGGCAGTGACCTTCCTCGTCCGCGTCAAGGAAGCGCTTGAAGACCCGACCCGCCTCCTTCTGGACATGTAA